The genomic region CCGCGGATACCCGAGCGCTTCCGCCACGGCATGCTGGGTCTTCCCCTGCGCGTACGCGACGAGCGCGACATGGGTTGCGACTCCGCTCGTAACGGGGTTGCGGCCAAGTCGCCCCGGGGGATTTCCCAGGTCCCTCGGGGCGGCGCTTCTTGCAGACAATAGTCTGTAGACGCCCAGTCTCTACTCGCAGACCGTCGACCGTCAAGGTGACTGGCAACGGGCTGGAGCAGATCTTCGGGCAAGTGGTCCGCGAAGTCCGGATCGAGGTGGGGATCTCCCAGGAAGAGCTGGCAGATCGGGCCCAGCTGCATCGCACCTACGTAAGCCTGCTCGAGCGAGGGAAGCGCAATCCGTCGCTGAACGTCGTCCAGGCCCTCGCGGCGGCGCTCGGGACCACGATGACGCGTCTTGTTTCCGGGGTCGAAGCGAGGCAGGGGCGGAAGTAGACAGACGCGGCCTGCGCCTGCCGCAGGAGCCGACGTCAGCACGTCTGAATGTCATCGCGCACGAGCGCGCGCCACCGCAGCGAGCGCTCGCTTGGAGAGCGCGCTCGGCGCGAGCTCGTCGGCCCGGCGCACATCCGCCTCGGCCTCGTCGAGCGACCCCGCGCGCAAAACAAGCAGGCCCCGCGTCAGATACGCGCGCGCCCGCTCCACGTCCTTGGCATTCCCCCGGCCCGATCGCTCGTAGTTGTTCCAGATCCCTCGCTCCTTGGCCTCCGCATCCATCGTGAAGGCCATGGCAATCGCGGCGATCGCCTCGGCGCGGCGATGCAGGGTGTCGAGCAGCACGGCGCGGGTCGTGTGGTAGGGCGCGCGGTCGTCGAGCTCGAGGGCTCGCTCCACGTCGGCGAGCGCCGCTTCGTGCTCTCCCCGGGCCCAGGCGCGGCTCGCGCGCTGGTGATAGGCGGTCGCGAGGGGGAGTTTTACGTAGCCCCGATCGTCGCGGGGCAACGAACCGGGTTTCAAGAGCTCCTCGCCGTCGGTGATGACGATGTCCCAATCTGGAAAGACCCGGGGCAAGGCCCGCACGACGGGAAACCCTTGGATACGGGTGGAGGGCACGCGCGCGAGCACGGCGAAGATGCCGGCCAAGGAAGCGGCGTCCTTCACTCCGGCGGCCTCGGGCCCCTCCTCGCGAATGCGGCGCAGCGTCCGGAAGGCCTCGCGAGGGGCAGGATCGAGGATCTCTTCAGGCGGAGGGACTGCGGCGAGCAGCGAGACAAAGAAACCAGCGATGAGCCCGACGTCGCGCTCGATGGACGCGCTCGACCCCAGCAAGCGCGAATGGGCGCGCTCTCGTTCGTGGTCCTTGGCGCGCGCCTCGTACATGTCGACCGCCTCGAACCCCGGGACGAGCCAGCGAATCTGCCAATGCCCGTCCTTCTCGACGAGCCGCAGGTGCGACGGGCCGAAGAGCAGGGGGCCGCACCCGCGCGCATGCAGGTGCGCCGCAACCTCACACGTCTGGAGCGCGCACGTCGCCGCGGCCTCGATCCCCAAAGACGGCCAGGGCCGCACGGGCGGCGGCTCCGCGAAGACGATGCCCGGACCCACGTGGAGCACGGGCACCGTGTAAGGGAGCGCAAGCGATTGCACGGTCCGGGCGACGGCCTCGGTCGCGAGGTCGTCCGTCCAGGTGTACGGGTAGCTCCGCGGATGAACGAGCACGCGCGCGCCGGATTGCCGATCGCTCCCGTGGAGCCAGAATTCGTCCATCGGGCCCGGCTCGAAAATCCTTTTGCGCCCCCAGAGCACTCTCTTCCAAAGCGCCCTCCGCGCGCTGACGACCTCCTCCGGATCCCCGCGCACCACGAAGCGCCCGTTGTCCGGGTATCGCTTCATCGCCGCCCCGCGCGGGCGAAGGCGCGCCGCCGCTGCGTCGCGGCGAGCGCCGTCCCTCCGGCCATCCCGAGGGCGAGCAAGGGCAAGAGCCGACGCGCCAGCATCTCCTCGAGCGGCACCTCGGGCGTGGGCGCGGGATGCTCGTCCCAGTCCGCCGGGCGCTCGGGACTCGGCAGGACATCGGCGCGCGCGGCACCTGCCCAGAACCATGCCGTGAGAAGCACCAGGCCACAAACGCTGAGGATACGTCGTCGCATGAGGGCAAGGATACATCGATACAATACCGGCGCGTCAAGGTCTGGTGTGCGTCGCGACGAGCAACCGCCGCGGCCCGCGCAACCCCTGGGGTGCATAGGTCAGGAATCTACCGAGACGCCCAGGTCCGCAGCGATCCGCCGACGAAGCTCCGCCTCCGTCACGGATCGGAAGGGTCCTCCGCCATCGCCGCCACCTCGGGCCGCACGAGCCCGACGAGCACCTGGACCACGTCCGCGACCGCCACCATGCGCTCACGCCTGGTCTTCCTGTGCGCGTCACCCGCCAAAGCGAGCACCCCGAGGGCCCACCCTTCGAGCACGGTGAGGACCCGCCATAGGACGACCTCGGGAGGATCCGGCGGGGCTCCCGGCGTCGACTTCAGCTCGGGGCGCACGAGAGGGATCAGCGTCGAGAGTACGTCCGCGACCGCGATGGCATGCGCCAGTTTTCGTCCTGGATTCGTCGCGGCTCCTGCGAGCACACCCTGGGACCAGCCGTCGAGCACTTCGAGGAGCCTGCGGAGAAGGTGGCCGTACATCATGAACTCCTCGGTGAACTCCGGCGCCCACCCCCGACGCCGCGCCGCTTCGGCGGTCGTCGGGCTTTTTCCCTCGTCCAGCATTCCACCAAGCGTTTGGTATTGAGCTCGACCTCGATCGCCATCGTGCGGATCGTTGGATGCCGCTCGTCCTCATGCGTCAATTCGTACCCTTCGAACAGGTCTCGTCCCTCGTGGGTACTTGCTATCGTGCTCCACCACACGTAAACCCGTCCATCGCTGCCGAACGCAAGGTTTCCCCTGATTGCCCAAGCCAGAATGGGCCGATAATCGAGCCGTGCGAGCTCTCTTCGCGTGAGCGCCAGCCCGGTGAACCAACGACGGCCCCGCTTCGGGCGACCACGCAGGTAGACTCGCCCATCCGTCGCAAACACGAAATCCAGCGCGGCGGCGCGGCGCTGCCATTCTCCGCCATCATCCAGCGCGTTGGACATGGCTCCTCGGTCCGCTCTCTTCTGCGCTCCCCACCAGGTCCTCCAATCCGCCAGCCACATCTTCCACCCGGACGCCAAGCCCCACGGCGATCTTCGCGCAAGTCTCGATCGTCGCGTTGACGCGCCCATTCTCGATGCTGGACAATGCGCCTTTCGTAACTCCGCTCGTGTCGGCGAGGTCGGCCAGGGACATCCGTCGATCCAGGCGCAACTCTCGGATGCGCGTGCCGAGGGCTGTAAGAAGCGGATGGGTCGTTTGTCGACGTGGCATGGTCGTCCCTCCATCGTGTGTGCGCTCGTCGACCTTGGGCGACTACGGTGCAGCCAACGAGCACCCGTCATCGTGCGAGCAGGGGAGCGGCCACACCGAAGCCGCCCAAGGCCGGCGAGTCGTGATTCGCGGAACTGAAAAGCGATTGAGAGAAAGCGCTACTTCGTCGCCTCGGCGTCTCGAAGCGCGTTCGCGATGTACCAGGGCGCCGGGGAGCGCTCCTCGTAGCGACGCCCCGGCTCGGTCTGCGGGTCGATCGACGTGCGCCGTGGACTCGTGGTCTTCGGCGACGCTTCCGCCGGGGTAGGACTCTTCGGTCTCGACCTTACGAGCCCAGAATGACGTCCGAGTTCGCAGGAAACCCGGCCTTCTGCGCTGTGCCCCCGAGTCGCGACCGTGTCCCCTGCGCACGACCCAACGTGGGGCGTTGCCATGAAGATCGCGGCTGCCGTGCCGAGGCTGGCAATGAAATGGGCAGGAGTGCGAGTGAGCGATCCGAGCAACCGCGCCCAGAACGACCCCACCTGCGCGCGTGCCTCGCGGGCCACGAGGCCAAGAAGCGCCAGCGGAATGGCAGCGATCCGGCGCCGACGGCGCCTCGACCGCGCCGCAGCCTCGTCTACCGTAATGCGCGCCCGCTCGAGCACGTTATCCATT from Polyangium spumosum harbors:
- a CDS encoding helix-turn-helix domain-containing protein, coding for MTGNGLEQIFGQVVREVRIEVGISQEELADRAQLHRTYVSLLERGKRNPSLNVVQALAAALGTTMTRLVSGVEARQGRK
- a CDS encoding helix-turn-helix domain-containing protein; its protein translation is MPRRQTTHPLLTALGTRIRELRLDRRMSLADLADTSGVTKGALSSIENGRVNATIETCAKIAVGLGVRVEDVAGGLEDLVGSAEESGPRSHVQRAG